The following coding sequences lie in one Hippoglossus hippoglossus isolate fHipHip1 chromosome 14, fHipHip1.pri, whole genome shotgun sequence genomic window:
- the LOC117774927 gene encoding mamu class I histocompatibility antigen, alpha chain F-like isoform X1 produces MLFWRKDGEELHEDVDLGEVLPNHDGTFQMSADLKVSSISPEDWRRYDCVFQISGVKEDIVTKLDKDSVESNREKPISVTTIIIIALAVALVVFSAVIGLIVYRRKKAQCTSPAVKDPGALEPLKSGERGSNSPSETSS; encoded by the exons ATGTTGTTCTGGAGGAAAGACGGGGAGGAGCTTCATGAGGACGTGGACCTCGGAGAGGTCCTCCCCAACCATGACGGGACCTTCCAGATGAGCGCTGACCTGAAGGTTTCATCCATCTCccctgaagactggaggaggtaCGACTGTGTGTTCCAGATCTCTGGTGTGAAGGAGGACATCGTCACCAAACTGGACAAAGACTCCGTCGAGTCCAACAGAG AGAAGCCCATCAGCGtgaccaccatcatcatcatcgctcTCGCTGTCGCTCTCGTTGTCTTCAGCGCTGTCATTGGACTCATCGTgtacaggaggaagaaag cccAATGTACCTCACCTG CTGTAAAAGATCCAGGTGCCTTAGAGCCGCTGAAATCAGGTGAACGAGGTTCTAATTCTCCAAGTGAGACGTCCTCCTGA
- the LOC117774927 gene encoding mamu class I histocompatibility antigen, alpha chain F-like isoform X2, whose amino-acid sequence MLFWRKDGEELHEDVDLGEVLPNHDGTFQMSADLKVSSISPEDWRRYDCVFQISGVKEDIVTKLDKDSVESNREKPISVTTIIIIALAVALVVFSAVIGLIVYRRKKAVKDPGALEPLKSGERGSNSPSETSS is encoded by the exons ATGTTGTTCTGGAGGAAAGACGGGGAGGAGCTTCATGAGGACGTGGACCTCGGAGAGGTCCTCCCCAACCATGACGGGACCTTCCAGATGAGCGCTGACCTGAAGGTTTCATCCATCTCccctgaagactggaggaggtaCGACTGTGTGTTCCAGATCTCTGGTGTGAAGGAGGACATCGTCACCAAACTGGACAAAGACTCCGTCGAGTCCAACAGAG AGAAGCCCATCAGCGtgaccaccatcatcatcatcgctcTCGCTGTCGCTCTCGTTGTCTTCAGCGCTGTCATTGGACTCATCGTgtacaggaggaagaaag CTGTAAAAGATCCAGGTGCCTTAGAGCCGCTGAAATCAGGTGAACGAGGTTCTAATTCTCCAAGTGAGACGTCCTCCTGA